A single genomic interval of Streptococcus oralis subsp. dentisani harbors:
- a CDS encoding PTS mannose/fructose/sorbose transporter subunit IIC, translating to MSDISIISAILVVVVAFLAGLEGILDQFQFHQPIVACTLIGLATGNLEAGVMLGGSLQMIALGWANIGAAVAPDAALASVAAAIILIKGGNFTTEGIAVATATAIPLAVAGLFLTMIVRTISVALVHSADAAAKDGNIAAVERAHYFALILQGLRIAIPAAFLIAIPASAVKDALGLMPEWLNGGMAVGGAMVVAVGYAMVINMMATREVWPFFAIGFALAAISQLTLIALGVIGVALAFIYLNLSKQGGNGGGGAATSNDPIGDILEDY from the coding sequence ATGTCAGATATTTCAATCATTTCTGCTATCTTGGTTGTAGTTGTTGCCTTCCTTGCAGGTCTTGAAGGTATCCTCGACCAATTCCAATTCCATCAACCAATCGTCGCATGTACCCTTATCGGACTTGCAACTGGTAACCTCGAAGCAGGTGTTATGCTTGGTGGATCTCTTCAAATGATTGCCCTTGGTTGGGCAAACATCGGAGCTGCCGTAGCTCCTGACGCTGCTCTTGCATCTGTTGCCGCAGCGATCATCTTGATTAAAGGTGGTAACTTTACTACTGAAGGTATTGCCGTTGCAACTGCAACAGCTATCCCTCTTGCCGTAGCTGGACTATTCTTGACAATGATTGTTCGTACAATCTCAGTTGCCTTGGTTCACTCTGCTGACGCTGCTGCTAAAGATGGAAACATTGCGGCTGTTGAACGCGCTCACTACTTTGCTCTTATTCTTCAGGGTCTTCGTATCGCGATCCCTGCAGCCTTCCTTATCGCTATCCCAGCTTCTGCTGTTAAAGACGCTCTTGGTCTAATGCCAGAATGGTTGAATGGTGGTATGGCTGTCGGTGGTGCTATGGTCGTTGCCGTTGGTTACGCTATGGTTATCAACATGATGGCAACTCGTGAAGTATGGCCATTCTTCGCTATCGGTTTCGCTCTTGCAGCGATTTCTCAATTGACTTTGATTGCCCTTGGTGTCATCGGCGTTGCCCTTGCCTTCATCTACCTTAACCTTTCAAAACAAGGTGGAAACGGTGGCGGCGGAGCTGCAACTTCTAACGACCCAATCGGTGATATCCTAGAAGACTACTAG
- a CDS encoding NCS2 family permease, with protein MDKLFKLKEHGTDVRTEVLAGLTTFFAMSYILFVNPQMLSQTGMPVQGVFLATIIGSVVGTLMMAFYANLPYAQAPGMGLNAFFTFTVVFGMGYTWKEALGMVFICGIISLIITLTNVRKMIIESIPTTLRSAISAGIGVFLAYVGIKNAGLLKFSIDPGTYTVAGEGADKAQAALTANSAAVPGLVDFNTPAVLVALAGLAITIFFVVKGIKGGIILSILTTTVLAIAVNVVNLSGIDFASNNLSSAVNDLGTLFGAALGSEGLGSLISNTSRLPETLMAILAFSLTDIFDTIGTLIGTGEKVGIVATSGENHESAKLDKALYSDLVATSVGAIAGTSNVTTYVESAAGIGAGGRTGLTALVVAICFALSSFFSPLLAIVPTAATAPILIIVGIMMLSNLKNIPWDDMAEAVPAFFTSIFMGFSYSITQGIAVGFLTYTLTKVVKGQAKDVHVMIWILDALFILNYISMAL; from the coding sequence ATGGACAAACTATTTAAACTAAAAGAGCACGGGACAGATGTCCGTACAGAGGTGCTTGCTGGTTTAACAACATTCTTTGCAATGAGTTACATTCTCTTTGTAAACCCTCAAATGCTTTCACAAACAGGGATGCCTGTTCAAGGTGTGTTCTTGGCAACAATTATCGGTTCTGTAGTTGGTACTTTGATGATGGCTTTCTATGCTAATTTGCCATACGCACAAGCACCAGGTATGGGATTGAATGCCTTCTTCACATTTACAGTTGTGTTTGGGATGGGCTATACTTGGAAAGAAGCTCTTGGTATGGTCTTCATTTGTGGAATTATTTCACTGATTATTACCTTGACAAATGTTCGTAAAATGATCATCGAATCAATTCCTACAACACTTCGTTCAGCTATTTCGGCTGGTATTGGTGTTTTTCTTGCCTATGTTGGGATTAAGAATGCTGGTCTTTTGAAATTCTCGATTGATCCAGGTACTTATACTGTAGCAGGTGAAGGAGCAGACAAGGCTCAAGCTGCTCTTACTGCAAACTCAGCAGCTGTTCCAGGTTTGGTAGACTTCAATACTCCAGCAGTATTGGTGGCTCTTGCTGGTTTGGCTATTACCATCTTCTTTGTTGTTAAAGGCATCAAAGGTGGAATTATTCTTTCTATTTTAACAACGACTGTCCTTGCCATTGCTGTTAATGTTGTGAATTTATCAGGGATTGACTTCGCTAGCAACAATCTTTCATCAGCAGTTAATGACCTTGGTACTTTGTTTGGTGCCGCTCTGGGCTCAGAAGGTTTAGGATCTTTGATTTCAAACACTTCACGTTTACCAGAAACCTTGATGGCTATTCTTGCCTTCTCACTAACGGATATTTTTGACACAATTGGTACTCTTATCGGTACTGGTGAAAAAGTTGGTATCGTTGCGACAAGTGGGGAAAACCATGAGTCTGCTAAATTGGACAAGGCTCTTTACTCTGACTTGGTGGCGACTTCAGTAGGTGCCATTGCAGGTACTTCAAACGTTACGACTTATGTTGAGTCTGCGGCGGGTATCGGTGCTGGTGGACGTACTGGTTTGACAGCCCTAGTTGTTGCAATCTGTTTTGCTCTCTCTAGCTTCTTTAGCCCACTTCTAGCGATTGTTCCGACAGCTGCAACAGCGCCAATTTTAATCATCGTCGGAATCATGATGCTTTCTAACTTGAAAAACATTCCTTGGGATGATATGGCTGAAGCGGTTCCTGCCTTCTTCACATCTATCTTTATGGGATTCAGCTACTCTATCACACAAGGGATTGCTGTTGGTTTCTTGACTTATACCTTGACAAAAGTTGTCAAAGGTCAAGCCAAGGATGTGCACGTGATGATTTGGATTTTGGATGCCTTGTTCATCCTGAACTATATTAGCATGGCGCTATAA
- a CDS encoding PTS sugar transporter subunit IIB encodes MSIGIIIASHGEFAAGIHQSGSMIFGEQEKVQVVTFMPNEGPDDLYAKINNAVAAFDAEDEVLVLADLWSGSPFNQASRVMGENPERKFAIITGLNLPMLIQAYTERLMDATAGVEKVAANIIKEAKDGIKALPEELNPVEEVASAAAAPAAQAAIPEGTVIGDGKLKINLARLDTRLLHGQVATAWTPDSKADRIIVASDNVANDELRKELIKQAAPNGVKANVVPIKKLIEVAKDPRFGNTHALILFETPQDALRAIEGGVPIKTLNVGSMAHSTGKTMINNVLSMDKDDVATFEKMRDLGVEFDVRKVPNDTKKDLFDLIKKANVQ; translated from the coding sequence ATGAGTATCGGAATCATTATTGCGAGCCACGGCGAATTTGCTGCGGGTATTCATCAGTCCGGATCTATGATCTTTGGTGAACAAGAGAAGGTTCAAGTTGTAACCTTTATGCCAAACGAAGGTCCAGATGATCTATACGCTAAGATCAATAACGCTGTTGCTGCATTTGACGCAGAAGATGAGGTTCTAGTATTGGCTGACCTTTGGAGTGGATCTCCATTCAACCAAGCTAGCCGCGTGATGGGAGAAAATCCAGAACGTAAATTTGCCATCATCACAGGACTTAACTTGCCGATGTTGATCCAAGCCTACACAGAGCGCCTTATGGACGCTACTGCAGGTGTGGAAAAAGTCGCTGCGAACATCATTAAAGAAGCCAAAGATGGCATCAAGGCTCTTCCAGAAGAGCTTAACCCAGTTGAGGAAGTTGCAAGTGCTGCAGCTGCTCCTGCTGCCCAAGCTGCTATTCCAGAAGGAACTGTTATCGGAGACGGTAAATTGAAAATCAATCTTGCCCGTCTTGACACACGTCTTCTTCACGGACAAGTCGCAACTGCTTGGACACCAGATTCAAAAGCAGACCGTATCATCGTTGCTTCAGATAACGTTGCAAACGACGAGTTGCGTAAAGAATTGATCAAGCAAGCTGCTCCTAACGGAGTAAAAGCGAACGTTGTACCAATCAAAAAATTGATTGAAGTTGCAAAAGATCCTCGTTTTGGTAACACACATGCTCTTATCTTGTTTGAAACTCCACAAGATGCACTTCGTGCTATCGAAGGTGGCGTGCCAATCAAGACCCTTAACGTTGGTTCTATGGCTCACTCAACAGGTAAAACAATGATTAACAACGTTTTGTCTATGGACAAAGACGATGTTGCAACCTTTGAAAAAATGCGTGACCTCGGTGTTGAATTTGATGTACGTAAAGTACCAAACGACACGAAAAAAGATTTGTTTGACTTGATTAAGAAAGCAAACGTTCAATAA
- a CDS encoding Cof-type HAD-IIB family hydrolase, whose product MTKKIIAVDLDGTLLNSESKISDFTRNTIKRIAEKGHHVIITTGRPYRMAKEFYQELELHTPMINFNGSLTHLPGQTWEHEKCLTLDKKYLLDMVKRKEDIQADFIAGEYRKKFYITAPNEEIANPKLFGVENFQPENQFKSELVTKDPNCILLQTRVDDKYALADEMNRFYQHQLAINTWGGPLNILECTPKGVNKAFALEYLLNVMNRDRQDLIAFGDEHNDTEMLAFAGKGYAMKNANPDLLPYADEQLSLTNDEDGVAHTLQDLFL is encoded by the coding sequence ATGACTAAAAAAATTATCGCAGTCGATTTGGACGGAACCCTGCTCAACTCAGAGAGTAAGATTTCAGATTTTACTCGAAACACAATTAAACGAATTGCTGAAAAAGGCCACCATGTCATCATCACTACTGGGCGCCCTTACCGTATGGCAAAAGAATTTTATCAGGAACTAGAGTTGCACACACCTATGATCAACTTCAACGGTTCTCTTACCCATCTACCAGGACAGACTTGGGAACACGAAAAGTGCTTGACCTTGGACAAAAAATACCTCTTAGACATGGTCAAACGCAAAGAGGATATCCAAGCCGACTTTATTGCAGGAGAATACCGCAAGAAATTTTATATCACGGCTCCTAATGAAGAAATTGCCAATCCCAAACTATTTGGTGTAGAAAATTTCCAACCAGAAAATCAATTCAAATCTGAATTGGTGACCAAGGACCCTAACTGTATCCTCTTGCAAACAAGAGTCGATGATAAATACGCGCTAGCAGATGAGATGAATCGTTTTTACCAACACCAACTAGCAATCAATACCTGGGGAGGCCCTCTCAACATTCTCGAATGTACACCAAAAGGGGTCAACAAAGCTTTTGCCTTAGAATACTTGCTCAATGTTATGAACCGTGACAGACAAGATTTGATTGCCTTTGGAGATGAACACAATGACACCGAAATGTTGGCATTTGCAGGCAAGGGATATGCCATGAAAAATGCCAATCCCGATTTACTACCATATGCAGATGAACAACTCTCTCTGACAAACGATGAAGATGGTGTTGCCCATACCCTACAAGATTTGTTCCTATGA
- a CDS encoding CPBP family intramembrane glutamic endopeptidase has product MKKKGIWQEILDRGIWVLIFLIGLVLSQLPLILSALLSARQFPLLQSGLLVALLSVAILTVFIFSARKTEIATFNLSFFKAKDLARLVLSYLVIFTSNLFGSALLRLMNESTTSNQSTINNLVQNSSLISSFFLLVLIAPICEEILCRGIIPKKIFRGKEKLGYLVGAVVFALLHTPTNLPSLLIYGGMSTVLTWTAYRTERLEMSILLHMIVNGIAFCLLALLVLISRNIGLPF; this is encoded by the coding sequence ATGAAGAAAAAAGGTATCTGGCAAGAAATTCTGGATAGAGGAATATGGGTGTTGATTTTTTTAATAGGATTGGTGTTATCCCAACTACCTTTAATTTTATCTGCCCTTTTATCTGCTAGACAATTCCCACTCCTCCAGTCAGGACTCTTAGTGGCTTTGCTGTCGGTTGCTATTCTAACTGTTTTTATCTTTAGTGCGCGAAAAACAGAGATTGCGACCTTCAATCTTTCTTTTTTCAAGGCAAAAGATCTAGCCCGCTTGGTTTTGAGTTATTTGGTTATTTTCACAAGTAACTTATTCGGCTCTGCCTTGCTTCGTCTGATGAATGAATCTACGACCAGCAATCAATCAACTATTAATAATCTGGTTCAGAATAGCTCGCTGATTTCCAGTTTTTTCTTACTGGTTCTGATTGCTCCCATTTGTGAGGAAATATTGTGTCGTGGAATTATTCCTAAAAAGATCTTCCGCGGGAAGGAGAAGTTGGGTTATCTTGTAGGTGCAGTCGTCTTTGCCTTGCTCCACACACCGACCAATCTGCCTTCTCTCCTTATCTATGGAGGAATGTCGACAGTTTTAACTTGGACAGCCTACAGAACAGAACGTTTAGAGATGTCAATCTTGCTTCATATGATTGTCAATGGTATCGCCTTTTGTTTACTGGCTTTACTGGTTTTGATTAGTCGAAATATAGGCTTGCCTTTCTAA